The Larimichthys crocea isolate SSNF chromosome XXI, L_crocea_2.0, whole genome shotgun sequence genomic sequence CCTACAAATGTTTGATTCTCCACTTCTGTTGCATGGAAAGtgcaattccatgttttcttctttactaACACTTTAATTTTCTCAATATAGACCACCTCAGTCAAAAATCCTCAGAGAGGATCAGAACCACAACATGTATGTGGCTGGATGTATGGAGGTCGAAGTCAAGTCTGCTGAGGAGGCATTTCAAGTGTTCTGGAAAGGTGAGAGCTATACTTAGAAACCAAATAGTCAAATTTAGGCAATAAGGTAAAAATACTGCACTGATGATTGTAGATGTGACTGACCTGGCACTGCTGTCTTCCGGGGCAGCTCTGGCCAGGAAATGACCTCTGTTAATCTTCTCTCTGAGCAGGTCTTGCAGGAATTAAATGACTCTATTGGAGTTTTTCTAAAATAGTTTAGAGTAGTTGAAATTGCATATTAAGATATTATCTGTGagtaaacatgtttgaaaagagGTGCCTCTACTATGTTGCTCCAGgtcagaagaggaggaaggttGCCAACACCCGCCTGAACAGAGAGTCCAGTCGCTCCCACAGTGTGCTCATTATTAAACTGGCTCAGGCACCTCTTGATGCAGATGGTGACAACATTCTCCAGGTATGTTGAAACTGAAACCAAATGTCTGGTCCCGCAGAAATATTATCACCAGTTTTGATATTGACGTGTTTTCCAATCCTGTTTCTCAGGATAAAAACCAGGTGACTGTTAGTCAGCTGTGCCTGGTAGACTTGGCAGGAAGCGAGCGCACCGGTAGAACCGGAGCAGAAGGCACCCGGATACGTGAAGCAGGTTTGTTACCATTAAACGTCaaaaatgtggttttatttgCGGTTAAAGTTCATGTAAGATTAAACAACATTCTTACCTTGCAGGTAACATTAATCAGTCTTTGCTGAATCTACGGACATGCATCGAGATACTTCGAGAAAACCAGATGTGTGGCACAAACAAGGTATGAACGTCAAAAGCTGAACACTCATATTTGCTGATGAACTATGTAGCTaatgtcatttttctctgaTAGATGGTCCCCTACAGAGACTCGAAAGTAACCCATTTGTTCAAGAACTACTTTGACGGAGAGGGCAAAGTCagaatggttgtttgtgtcaACCCTAAAGCCGACGACTACGAAGAAACCTTGGTATGTTCATCCTGCTTTTGACCTGTCTACTTTACTTTGAGTAAACACGCAAGCCACTTTTTGCCTGACAGACAAAATGTGCTGTTTGTCCAGCTGGTGATGCGGTTTGCGGAGATGACACAGGAGGTGGAAGTGGCTCGGCCAGTGGACAGGCCTATCTGTGGCTTCACCCCGGGCCGTCGCAATAGAAACCAGGCATTTAAAGAGGAGCTGTCCCGCAAGCTGGAGGAGCGAGGTGGTCCAATAGACAGAGGTAAGCTATGAACTATGTATTTGGTCCAATActgtatttgtgcatgtttttaatatgtggAATATTATGTGCActtctaaaaacagaaaaaaagcttttagcAGTCAAGATAATTTGCTCTGTTTCCCTAGACATGTCCTCTGTTATAAACCACCTGGTGCACAACCTCCCACCTCTACCCTGCTCTGAGCTGACTGACCCTCATGATGACATCACCCTGCCCAGGCTGATCGAAGCTCTGCAGAACAGACACAGGATCAGGCAGATGATGATTGACGAATACACCAAAGCAGGTGCCCGCTCACATTCTAGCTTAACACTCACATCTGGGCTTTGACGGTTCAGATTACCACGATTGTATTCCCTATGTTGACTCACATGTTCTCTTGTTTCATGTTATTATATCAGCCAACACGATGAAGTCCATGCTTCAGCAACTGGACAGCAACCACATGTCCAATGAGAATATTATCCATGAACAAAACGGCAGACTCTTAGAAAAGGACAAAATCATCCAGAACAACAAAGCCGAGCTCGAGCGCTTGGAGAAGAAAGCCAAGACGCAAGAACACAAGGTGAGAGACAAAACCATTCAAACCTCCTGGATCGTTCGTTTTGTAAACGTGTTGCTCAGTTCCTTCAAGGTCCCATATTGTAGAAAGTGAGATGAAGCAAGTCGTGGTGCAACACAACACCAAGTAGTTATTTCACCAGTGAAAGAGCAAGCTACAAGACAAATGTTGTACAGATGTACCGCTTTTTCTGGTTCACCGTTTTGTCTGGCTTTGCCTCAACTCTTGAGAGTTTCCTGGACATATAGCTGTGAAAAAGTAGCCACTAATTACAGCTGACTGCTGCAAAGTGTCGCTGCCattagctagttagctcagttagccatACAGCTAGCTGTTCTATTAGCTGACTCTGCCCAGAACAGGAATGATGTGCCAATGTGTGAAAAACTGAATTATACAAAGCTACTCTACTGGAATCCCAGAACTAAATATATATAGCATATGTTTTTCTCCATGTTAAATGGTTCTGCTCCAGATTGACATCCTGCAGAAAACGACAAAAATCTATGAGGACGACAAGCGTTCACTGCAGCATGAGCTGGAGACCAGAGAGCAAAGGCTGCAGAGGGAGCTCAATGACAAGAGACGCATGGAGCAGCGCATGCACGGCGTGGTTACTGACACCCAGCACAAGTGGGCGAAAGAATGTGTAAGTCACTTTTCTTAAATCTCTTGTAAACTACAAACTGATATTTGCACGTGAATGTAGAATCTGTAGGCGTGGGAGATTTTGGCACTGAAACCATTTTGGTTACCATTTTTAGTCCAAGCAGGAATCAACATTTGAGCGGGCTTAGGTGGAAACCGTCCGTGTGGAGGTCAAAAGAGGTGGAACGCATTGGCCGAACCCAGAAACACTGGCTATTGCCCTTAGAGCTACAGAGTTAGAAAATAGACTGTCATTTCGAAGATTGCTCCTCTCATAATACAGTTGTTGAATTTAATTAAGTAGCCTTATGTGCTATAGTGTCTTTTAAAGCTCTGTATTGTGTTTATCATTTAAGCCTAGCTGGTTAATAGTGTTTTACTCAATCTTTCTGCCTCTTGGTACACAGGACCGACGTGTCAATGCGATGCAGCTGGAGATGCAAAACAAGCTCTGGGTGAAAGACGAGAAGCTGAAGCAACTCAAGGCCATTGTGACAGAAAGCAAGACTCCAGGTCGTCCTGAGCCTCCGCCACGTCAGACACAACCCAAGAGGCCGTCCAGAGAGGAACGTCTCCCTGCAAAGAGATCGGCCTCGCCTTCGCCTATGCCTGTATGTTGCGTTGACAAAGCACATCTACAGCACATGTCTAATTCATGATATCACCTCATGACAAAGAGATGATGACTTTTATTGTATAATGTAGTACAGTGCATTAGTCCTGCAGCTCTTGACTACCATTGTGGAAATGATTTACAAATAATCAAAGTTGCCAGTTAATTCCAATCAATTTCTGCTTTCACTGAAGTGATCCCTTCATATCACTGTCATATGTTTGGCATCTTTACTTGAACAATAACCTCAATGAGTCACTTCTCTTAATAagcagtgatttattttgttctgttgatCAACTAATTGATCAGTTGTCTAATTGGTGCAGCTATAAAAATAACACGTTCACACTAAATAACCTAAATGTTAACGCAATAACACAAGACATGATTTCTTTGTACTAACTGTGCATGTTTGTAATTGTGCCGGCTCTCTGTTCTCTCAGGCCAGAGCCAGGGCTAGTCAGTGTCACTTGAGTTGATGAAACCAAGGCCCACCTGCCCAATCCCCAGCACCAATAGCTTGTTATCTGTGACCAGTTGTATTTCTGCATGAGACCAGGACAGCAGGCATGGTTACCATTCCCCTCCCATATATGAGAGAAGCAtcagggtcagtgagttagctACAGGTAGCAGCATATCGTTGTATAATGAAAACTCTGATTAGGCTAAGCAGATATTTTTCCCTCGACTAATCAGGGAGAATATTGGACACAGATTTACCTGAATTTGTGGTCCTACAACTGAAGATATCTGCTGCCTACTAGTTCCAGATTAATGTTTCTTTTACAATTTCCACCCCGCTCTGTAGACGTCGACACCAGTGCGGCCAATGCACCGCCGCTCTCGCTCTGCTGGTGGGGAGAAGTGGGTGGACCACAAACCCTCCTCCAGCATGGACTTGGGAACAGTTTTGCAGCCGGTCATCCCTAATGCCATCCAGGTGTCTGCGCCCAGTGAGAAGGCTCTTTCTAAGTGTGACAGATATGTGTTAACACATCAGGAGGTTGCCTCTGATGGTGAGATACAGACCAAACTTATCAAGGTAAGTAAGCTGCAACAGGATCTTTTATATTTGAACTAATTGTAAGAACAATCTGTACAGCTGTGACAATCTCATGTTTGAAACATTAGCCCTGTTGCATCTATCACAGCTTGGGTTGACTTAGATTGACGGCACATTTCAGGCCTGATATTAAGTCTTAGATAAATGCTACTGATCCTTTGGTTAATGGATTAAAGACCTAACCAAGGCGCCTTGGGAAAGCAAGATATTTCCACACAAAGTGTCTGCTTTGGAACTATCTGAAGGAGGAGACATTTGGACCTCCCAGACACAAGTCTTTGaagcattttctgctttttctttgccAGTCGTGATATGTTATGTGTTCATTGGATGGGATAACCAGGTTATTAAACGCAATGGGGCTTGTAGGAAAAGAAAGTTTGATCCCAAATATTTTCTTGAACTGGACCCACAGTTTGGTTAGAACGTGTCATTTGTCTACTTTCCTTTTTATCATGTGGTACACTTGTTAACTTGCTGTTTTTAagtttccacaaaaaaaattattcgTATTTCAGCTGAAATGAGTAACATTTCATATTACAAAATTGTTATTCCCTCAtactattttgtttttcagggtgAGGTGATTaaaaccagaggaggaggacaggctGTCCAGTTCACTGACATCGAGACACTGAAGCAGGAGCTCACCACAGTCCCACGGTAGCAGCCTGCAGCCAGTGATTAACTGCACATTGGCTTGATTTTTCTAATGATATTTTAACGTTTTTCTATTTCCATTTTGTGTCTCAAGCCGCAAAAGAAAATCTTCAGAAGGCAAACCTGCCAGTGGAGATGGAACAGATGGAGCTTGGACTGATGTCGAGACAAGGGTATGACGATACTGATTAATCTCCAGTAAACtcccgctgtgtgtgtgtgtctcagtttaGAAAAGATATGTAAGAATATAATCCTAGAAATTCACTGTACCATATCGGCATTGGTTTAATCTTTCCCTGCTAAAATCTGCATCTAACTACAGACAGTTAAATCACTACATCCCAACACAGTTTCAACATTGGGTTACAGTAGCAATGTACCTAATTAGATATCTGTGTGCTTTTATGTACATAATCCAGCTTGACATCATATAATAATTGCAGGCATAGACAATATTTAACATATAGGAACAAACTGTTTATCTTCGTTGTGCTTTTACTAATGCGTCTCAGTTAGCATCATTCGCAGTAATGTAAATTTACGGACACTTTAGAGCAGATTTGGGTCCTGATTTGTCTTTTGTTCGCAGTGCTCTGTGGCCGTTGAGATGAGGGCTGGATCAAACATGGGTCCTGGCTATGAGCATCATGGGATCAACAAGTAAGCCGGCGTCTTTTGTAGATCACATTTGAGAATTTCCACAGTATTGTTCACAGTATTTAATTAACTTTGTTCCCTTTTACAGGCGCAGAAAACCCTAAAAGAGGCCGCCAGTTATTCCAGTGATCACTTCCCTCTGTCCTCATCTGGCTGTTGTGCAATAGTCTgaacttttttatatttagctCTAGtgataatatttaaacattttccatgCTTTTATATATGCAAACATGTGTCACCAAAGCTactatgtaaaatattttatattttgtatttgaacCATCAGAAAACAAGTGTTATTTGATTCAGACAAGGATGGTGGAAAACATTTAGTTACTGTGGCCCTGCTGCTGGAAAGAGTCTTTGCACATTTGTGTGTAATAATACTACAGTCACATTGGTTACTTGGCACATGCGGAGATATTGTGAAACTGCCACAATATTGATTTTTGTACACCACatactgtttctgtctgttgtttgttgaaTTATGAGCTTCAAGTAGAATTTGAATAATCAAGTTGAAttttttctctctatatataaaaTTCTCTTTTCTTACACTGATAAAACTGCTTTCACTGTAAACTCAGGAATAAAATTCCTTTGCAGCaccagtttgttgtgtttttctttccccagACAGATACAATGGAAACTTGGCTTTTAACATGCTCCAGAAACTAGCAGTAAGAGTTTCTGAACAGTCTGGCAGCACAGGACAGCAGTACAATATAAATCATACAGTTCTAACTTTATGAAAGTCACTGAAGAGAAACAGATTTATGtcatataatacattttaacatctaTGCAgttgctttaaaacaacaaatgagcAATCCTAAGCAGTCAGCAGGATAATAAGAAAAACTATATAATTTATATCAAAATAATGCTTGAGTACAGATTGAATGTTGACATTAAGCTCTGTGATTCTGTGCCAAGAGTGTATAAAGACTGCATTTCCTACATTTAATTAGTAACAAGGTTTAActaacatttaacaaaaataatgaaacatgaatCATTAATTA encodes the following:
- the LOC104922333 gene encoding kinesin-like protein KIF23 isoform X1, whose product is MNRHAKGKTPRRPPKTPSSNQKDPVGVYCRVRPLGEEGEECCIEVISSSTIQLHAPAGFKTNRNGEYKETQYSFKKVFGVSVSQMDLFEHVAKPLVDDLIHGKNGLLFTYGVTGSGKTFTMTGSPGLGGLLPRSLDMIFNSIGPYQAKRYVFKTDDKNGMEVQNEVDALLERQRRENNLPAPKATTARQKLDPEIADMIKPEEAYKADGVDEDTSYSIFVSYIEIYNNYIYDLLEETQEDAIKPKWNGGGTPVRQNTEFIPPQSKILREDQNHNMYVAGCMEVEVKSAEEAFQVFWKGQKRRKVANTRLNRESSRSHSVLIIKLAQAPLDADGDNILQDKNQVTVSQLCLVDLAGSERTGRTGAEGTRIREAGNINQSLLNLRTCIEILRENQMCGTNKMVPYRDSKVTHLFKNYFDGEGKVRMVVCVNPKADDYEETLLVMRFAEMTQEVEVARPVDRPICGFTPGRRNRNQAFKEELSRKLEERGGPIDRDMSSVINHLVHNLPPLPCSELTDPHDDITLPRLIEALQNRHRIRQMMIDEYTKAANTMKSMLQQLDSNHMSNENIIHEQNGRLLEKDKIIQNNKAELERLEKKAKTQEHKIDILQKTTKIYEDDKRSLQHELETREQRLQRELNDKRRMEQRMHGVVTDTQHKWAKECDRRVNAMQLEMQNKLWVKDEKLKQLKAIVTESKTPGRPEPPPRQTQPKRPSREERLPAKRSASPSPMPTSTPVRPMHRRSRSAGGEKWVDHKPSSSMDLGTVLQPVIPNAIQVSAPSEKALSKCDRYVLTHQEVASDGEIQTKLIKGEVIKTRGGGQAVQFTDIETLKQELTTVPRRKRKSSEGKPASGDGTDGAWTDVETRCSVAVEMRAGSNMGPGYEHHGINKRRKP
- the LOC104922333 gene encoding kinesin-like protein KIF23 isoform X2 translates to MNRHAKGKTPRRPPKTPSSNQKDPVGVYCRVRPLGEEGEECCIEVISSSTIQLHAPAGFKTNRNGEYKETQYSFKKVFGVSVSQMDLFEHVAKPLVDDLIHGKNGLLFTYGVTGSGKTFTMTGSPGLGGLLPRSLDMIFNSIGPYQAKRYVFKTDDKNGMEVQNEVDALLERQRRENNLPAPKATTARQKLDPEIADMIKPEEAYKADGVDEDTSYSIFVSYIEIYNNYIYDLLEETQEDAIKPKPPQSKILREDQNHNMYVAGCMEVEVKSAEEAFQVFWKGQKRRKVANTRLNRESSRSHSVLIIKLAQAPLDADGDNILQDKNQVTVSQLCLVDLAGSERTGRTGAEGTRIREAGNINQSLLNLRTCIEILRENQMCGTNKMVPYRDSKVTHLFKNYFDGEGKVRMVVCVNPKADDYEETLLVMRFAEMTQEVEVARPVDRPICGFTPGRRNRNQAFKEELSRKLEERGGPIDRDMSSVINHLVHNLPPLPCSELTDPHDDITLPRLIEALQNRHRIRQMMIDEYTKAANTMKSMLQQLDSNHMSNENIIHEQNGRLLEKDKIIQNNKAELERLEKKAKTQEHKIDILQKTTKIYEDDKRSLQHELETREQRLQRELNDKRRMEQRMHGVVTDTQHKWAKECDRRVNAMQLEMQNKLWVKDEKLKQLKAIVTESKTPGRPEPPPRQTQPKRPSREERLPAKRSASPSPMPTSTPVRPMHRRSRSAGGEKWVDHKPSSSMDLGTVLQPVIPNAIQVSAPSEKALSKCDRYVLTHQEVASDGEIQTKLIKGEVIKTRGGGQAVQFTDIETLKQELTTVPRRKRKSSEGKPASGDGTDGAWTDVETRCSVAVEMRAGSNMGPGYEHHGINKRRKP
- the LOC104922333 gene encoding kinesin-like protein KIF23 isoform X3, whose protein sequence is MNRHAKGKTPRRPPKTPSSNQKDPVGVYCRVRPLGEEGEECCIEVISSSTIQLHAPAGFKTNRNGEYKETQYSFKKVFGVSVSQMDLFEHVAKPLVDDLIHGKNGLLFTYGVTGSGKTFTMTGSPGLGGLLPRSLDMIFNSIGPYQAKRYVFKTDDKNGMEVQNEVDALLERQRRENNLPAPKATTARQKLDPEIADMIKPEEAYKADGVDEDTSYSIFVSYIEIYNNYIYDLLEETQEDAIKPKWNGGGTPVRQNTEFIPPQSKILREDQNHNMYVAGCMEVEVKSAEEAFQVFWKGQKRRKVANTRLNRESSRSHSVLIIKLAQAPLDADGDNILQDKNQVTVSQLCLVDLAGSERTGRTGAEGTRIREAGNINQSLLNLRTCIEILRENQMCGTNKMVPYRDSKVTHLFKNYFDGEGKVRMVVCVNPKADDYEETLLVMRFAEMTQEVEVARPVDRPICGFTPGRRNRNQAFKEELSRKLEERGGPIDRDMSSVINHLVHNLPPLPCSELTDPHDDITLPRLIEALQNRHRIRQMMIDEYTKAANTMKSMLQQLDSNHMSNENIIHEQNGRLLEKDKIIQNNKAELERLEKKAKTQEHKIDILQKTTKIYEDDKRSLQHELETREQRLQRELNDKRRMEQRMHGVVTDTQHKWAKECDRRVNAMQLEMQNKLWVKDEKLKQLKAIVTESKTPGRPEPPPRQTQPKRPSREERLPAKRSASPSPMPARARASQCHLS